A window of the Coprobacter fastidiosus genome harbors these coding sequences:
- a CDS encoding BamA/OMP85 family outer membrane protein, with protein MRTILEILQRNMLKHPLLLLVFLLFATGSMFAQDGATVKNDTIYNPEVLYSATPKKYEIAGISVSGVKNNYEDYVLIGFSGLSVGETIEIPGDAITTAVKRFWRQGLFSDVAISVTKIYGSQVWLNIDLKQRPRISQINYNGIKKSEREDLELKLGLVKGNQITPNIVDRAKMLIKKHFEEKGFKNAEVQILQKDDLSHENQVIVDINIDKKEKVKVHKIYIDGNTVLSDNKLQRVMKKTNEKGKLINLFRTKKFVKEKFAEDLNLIIDKYNELGYRDAVIVSDSVAPYNDKTVDVFIKVDEGRKYYLRDIRWVGNTLYPSEYLSALLRMKPGDVYNQKLLRQRTMEDEDAVANLYMNNGYLFFQLDPIEVNVENDSIDLELRMYEGQQARINKIIIQGNDRLYEHVVRRELRTKPGELFNKSDLMRSAREIAQMGHFDPETMDIRPEPDPENGTVDLVYALQSKANDQIEFSAGWGQTGIIGKLSLKFTNFSVKNFLKPKSYKGIIPQGEGQTLTISAQTNARYYQSYSLSFMDPWFGGKRPNSFSFSVYYSRQTDISTSYWNNNYIDPYGYGYNSYYGYNNYYGDNYDYSYAYDPSKSLQMFGVAVGFGKRLNWPDDYFTLSAELGYQLYKLKDWEYLYFMQNGTSHSITLNLTLARNSIDNPIYTRRGSQFSLSLQLTPPYSLFNNVDYSKLDPSNNKKDRETMYKWIEYHKWKFKAKTFTPLTSAESQHTLVLMTRAEVGILGSYNRHKRSPFETFYVGGDGMSGYSYNYATETIALRGYENGSLTPYGYEGYAYTRLGVELHFPVILQPSSTIYALAFAEAGNAWTEVRDFNPFKLKRSAGVGVRIFLPMIGMMGLDWAYGFDKPFTGVQKVGGSQLHFILGQEF; from the coding sequence ATGAGAACGATATTAGAAATTTTACAACGCAATATGCTCAAACACCCATTATTACTGCTCGTATTCCTTTTATTTGCAACCGGATCTATGTTTGCACAGGATGGGGCGACAGTTAAAAACGATACGATTTATAATCCCGAAGTTTTATATTCGGCGACTCCTAAAAAATATGAAATTGCAGGAATATCGGTTTCCGGAGTAAAGAATAATTATGAAGATTATGTTTTGATCGGTTTCTCAGGATTGTCGGTAGGGGAAACGATCGAAATACCCGGAGACGCTATTACGACTGCCGTAAAACGTTTTTGGAGGCAAGGGCTGTTTTCTGATGTCGCTATTTCTGTAACTAAGATATATGGTTCTCAGGTATGGTTGAATATCGATTTGAAACAACGTCCCCGTATTTCTCAAATCAATTATAATGGAATAAAAAAGTCGGAGCGGGAAGATTTGGAATTGAAGCTTGGATTGGTAAAAGGTAATCAAATCACTCCGAACATCGTAGACCGGGCTAAGATGTTGATAAAAAAGCATTTTGAAGAAAAAGGCTTTAAAAATGCAGAGGTACAGATTTTGCAAAAAGATGACCTTTCTCATGAAAATCAAGTTATCGTCGATATTAATATCGATAAAAAAGAAAAGGTTAAGGTTCATAAAATATATATAGACGGAAATACTGTCCTTTCAGATAATAAGTTACAACGTGTAATGAAGAAAACCAATGAGAAAGGGAAATTGATTAATCTGTTCCGTACCAAAAAATTTGTAAAAGAAAAATTTGCGGAAGACCTTAATTTGATTATTGATAAATATAATGAATTGGGTTATAGGGACGCTGTTATCGTAAGTGATAGTGTTGCCCCTTATAATGATAAGACTGTAGATGTATTCATTAAGGTAGATGAAGGCCGAAAATATTATTTGAGGGATATCCGTTGGGTGGGGAATACCCTTTATCCTTCTGAATACTTGAGTGCATTGCTTCGAATGAAACCGGGAGATGTATATAATCAAAAGCTCTTGAGGCAACGGACTATGGAAGATGAAGATGCAGTTGCCAATCTGTATATGAATAACGGTTATCTTTTCTTCCAACTCGATCCTATCGAAGTAAATGTCGAAAATGATTCCATAGACTTGGAATTGCGTATGTACGAAGGACAGCAAGCTCGTATCAACAAAATCATCATTCAAGGTAATGACCGGCTGTATGAGCATGTCGTTCGTCGGGAATTAAGAACTAAACCCGGAGAACTTTTCAATAAATCCGATCTGATGCGTTCTGCTCGTGAAATTGCCCAGATGGGACACTTCGATCCGGAAACAATGGATATTCGTCCCGAACCTGATCCTGAGAACGGAACTGTAGATTTGGTGTATGCTTTACAATCGAAGGCTAATGACCAAATAGAATTTTCTGCCGGTTGGGGACAGACCGGAATAATCGGTAAATTGAGTTTGAAGTTTACTAATTTCTCTGTAAAGAATTTCTTGAAGCCGAAGTCTTATAAAGGAATTATTCCTCAAGGAGAGGGACAAACCTTGACAATCAGTGCTCAGACTAATGCCCGTTACTATCAATCTTACAGTTTGTCATTTATGGATCCTTGGTTTGGTGGAAAACGGCCTAACTCATTCAGTTTTTCGGTTTATTATAGCCGTCAAACTGATATAAGTACCAGTTATTGGAATAATAACTATATCGATCCGTATGGTTATGGGTATAACAGTTATTATGGCTATAATAATTATTATGGTGACAATTACGATTATAGTTATGCATACGACCCCAGTAAATCTTTACAGATGTTCGGTGTTGCTGTAGGGTTCGGGAAACGATTGAATTGGCCGGATGACTATTTTACGCTTTCTGCAGAATTGGGGTATCAGTTGTATAAATTGAAAGATTGGGAATATCTTTATTTTATGCAGAACGGTACGTCCCACAGTATTACCTTGAATTTGACATTGGCTCGAAATTCTATCGATAATCCGATATATACTCGTCGGGGGTCTCAATTCTCACTGTCATTGCAGCTTACGCCTCCATACTCACTTTTCAATAACGTCGATTATAGTAAACTCGATCCTTCCAATAATAAAAAAGATCGGGAAACGATGTATAAGTGGATCGAATATCATAAATGGAAATTTAAAGCAAAAACATTTACTCCGCTTACTTCGGCGGAGAGCCAGCATACTCTTGTATTGATGACTCGTGCCGAAGTGGGAATCTTAGGCTCTTATAATAGACATAAGCGTTCGCCGTTCGAGACTTTCTATGTGGGAGGAGACGGAATGTCGGGATATAGCTATAATTATGCGACCGAAACTATTGCGCTTCGCGGATATGAAAACGGATCATTGACTCCCTATGGGTATGAGGGGTATGCATATACACGTTTGGGAGTGGAACTTCATTTCCCGGTTATATTGCAACCATCGTCTACTATTTATGCTTTGGCATTTGCCGAAGCCGGGAATGCTTGGACTGAAGTGAGGGATTTCAATCCATTTAAATTGAAACGTTCTGCAGGTGTGGGAGTCCGTATATTTTTACCGATGATCGGAATGATGGGGCTCGATTGGGCATACGGATTCGATAAACCTTTTACCGGAGTACAAAAAGTCGGAGGCAGTCAATTACACTTTATCCTCGGGCAAGAATTCTAA
- a CDS encoding isoprenyl transferase: MSYLEKIDKTRLPQHIAIIMDGNGRWAKERNMERTYGHKYGVDAVRTVTEAAVEIGVKYLTLYTFSTENWSRPDEEITALMALMVMAIERETPDLMKNNVRLNAIGDLSRMPDEVKARLDNCIAQTSVNTGLTLILALSYSSRWEITDTTKRIATDIISGQLAISDIDESLISSRLTTAAFPDPDLLIRTGGELRISNFLMWQLSYAELYFTEEYWPDFGKESLYKAICDYQSRERRFGKISEQL, from the coding sequence ATGTCGTATTTAGAGAAAATAGATAAAACACGTTTGCCTCAACATATTGCTATCATAATGGATGGTAATGGTCGTTGGGCGAAAGAGCGGAATATGGAACGTACTTACGGTCATAAATATGGTGTAGATGCCGTGCGTACCGTTACAGAAGCTGCTGTTGAAATAGGTGTCAAGTATCTTACATTATATACTTTTTCAACGGAAAACTGGTCACGTCCGGATGAGGAAATAACGGCTTTAATGGCTCTTATGGTAATGGCTATTGAGAGAGAAACTCCGGATTTGATGAAGAATAACGTTCGTTTGAATGCTATCGGAGATTTGTCGCGTATGCCGGATGAAGTTAAGGCTCGATTAGATAATTGTATAGCGCAAACCTCTGTTAATACCGGGCTTACATTGATATTGGCATTAAGTTATTCTTCCCGGTGGGAAATCACGGATACTACAAAACGCATTGCTACAGATATTATTTCAGGGCAGCTTGCAATAAGTGATATTGATGAATCTTTGATCAGTTCTCGTTTGACGACTGCTGCTTTTCCTGATCCGGATTTATTGATTCGTACCGGAGGTGAATTGCGGATCAGTAATTTTTTAATGTGGCAGCTTTCCTATGCCGAACTTTATTTTACGGAAGAATATTGGCCTGATTTCGGCAAAGAGAGTCTGTATAAAGCTATCTGCGATTATCAGTCGCGCGAACGACGGTTCGGAAAAATAAGTGAACAGCTATGA
- a CDS encoding DUF6089 family protein, producing MKKLFLIIIISIASISVVRSQDFKYEIGAGAGIGFYMGDINPSKIFRKPGAVFGAVFRRNLNYRWAIKCDLATSGIKGDTRGMSNVFPGRADYIFKRQLIDMGAQAEFNFFHYGWGYSYLGTKRFSPYLLVGVGITAVPKKGDGYFSLNIPIGVGLKYKLAERWNIGFEFSMRKSLGDKLDGKVLDDPYKIQSSAFKNTDWYSFTWFTITYDFGRKKTICNNL from the coding sequence ATGAAGAAGCTCTTTTTGATTATCATTATATCGATAGCTTCTATATCGGTAGTCCGAAGTCAGGATTTTAAGTATGAGATCGGTGCGGGCGCAGGTATAGGGTTTTATATGGGGGATATTAATCCTTCAAAAATATTTCGAAAGCCGGGAGCGGTTTTCGGAGCGGTATTTCGAAGAAACCTGAATTATCGCTGGGCTATAAAATGTGATTTGGCAACGTCTGGTATCAAAGGTGATACAAGAGGAATGTCCAATGTTTTTCCCGGAAGAGCTGATTATATATTTAAGCGACAGTTAATCGATATGGGAGCTCAAGCCGAATTTAATTTTTTCCATTATGGATGGGGTTATTCTTATTTAGGAACGAAGCGATTTTCCCCGTATTTGTTAGTCGGGGTTGGAATTACGGCAGTTCCTAAGAAAGGTGACGGATATTTTAGTTTGAATATCCCTATCGGGGTAGGACTGAAGTATAAATTAGCTGAGCGATGGAATATCGGTTTTGAGTTTTCTATGAGGAAATCTTTAGGGGATAAGCTTGACGGAAAAGTGTTGGACGATCCTTATAAAATTCAAAGTTCCGCGTTTAAGAATACCGATTGGTATTCTTTTACATGGTTTACAATAACTTATGATTTCGGACGTAAAAAGACTATTTGCAATAACTTATAA
- a CDS encoding DUF6242 domain-containing protein codes for MAKAKNVSNFAALIAINVKYFSMKVSKILFSLLSVFFILFISCNDAEDEDVPLYSSYSNTMVKSFYLSDDTTSIVDNLSKRFFTIDLVSGNIYNADSLPYGTDISHLVANMEFSSPSKVEIYIKGKDDSGNDKTTTINYLESPSDSIDFSGGRGSVTMTVVAADGTTQRDYVIDVRVHQVKADSLIWENLSGSGLPASDAVAQKTLMKDGSVYCFTENESGEYSLFKTATPGQGNWQKGTISGISDLDINSIIVSPEGFFALVGTSDSKTLVSSSDGVSWSPVAGSSAFYSLIGMYESTLLGIVKDGSAYKYASYPQQGELTAVPADFPVSGFSNTVSYKSDWGTSQIVFVGGRLSDGHSFSNSVWGFDGENWVSLNNVNGGAGGAPITPREGAMFFTYYTYKYHSSLDYYTELLTYFIIGGSDGTKVLNDIYTTTDLGGFWTKAEDGSSLSLPKDIKGRAFASAVVCEESLDIRSSQMSWNLLESPVIPTGMRRYTKALTTEPVPFIYMFGGVDENGDLYDEVWRGVITRLTFEPIP; via the coding sequence GTGGCTAAAGCGAAAAATGTTTCTAATTTTGCAGCTTTAATAGCTATTAATGTAAAATATTTCAGCATGAAAGTGTCTAAAATACTTTTTTCTCTTTTATCCGTATTTTTTATATTGTTTATTAGTTGCAATGATGCGGAAGATGAAGATGTGCCGTTGTATTCCTCTTATTCGAACACTATGGTAAAATCTTTTTATCTGTCCGATGATACGACTTCTATTGTCGATAATTTATCTAAGCGCTTTTTTACGATCGATCTTGTATCCGGAAATATTTACAATGCAGATTCTTTACCTTACGGGACGGACATTTCCCATTTGGTCGCAAATATGGAATTTTCATCTCCTTCAAAAGTTGAAATATATATAAAAGGTAAAGATGATTCGGGAAATGACAAGACTACGACGATTAACTATTTAGAATCGCCTTCCGATTCCATTGATTTCTCAGGAGGAAGAGGTTCGGTGACCATGACCGTTGTTGCAGCGGACGGGACGACTCAGCGGGATTATGTGATCGATGTGCGGGTACATCAGGTAAAAGCCGACTCTTTAATTTGGGAGAATTTGTCGGGTAGCGGGCTGCCTGCATCGGATGCTGTTGCTCAGAAGACCTTGATGAAAGACGGAAGTGTTTATTGTTTTACTGAAAATGAGTCGGGAGAATATTCTTTGTTTAAAACGGCTACTCCGGGACAAGGAAACTGGCAAAAAGGTACGATTTCAGGAATATCCGATTTAGATATAAATTCTATTATCGTTTCTCCCGAAGGCTTTTTTGCACTGGTCGGGACATCGGACTCAAAGACATTAGTCTCTTCTTCTGATGGTGTTAGTTGGAGTCCAGTAGCAGGTTCTTCTGCATTTTACAGTTTGATAGGAATGTACGAGAGTACCTTATTGGGAATAGTTAAAGACGGAAGCGCATATAAGTATGCTTCTTATCCTCAACAAGGTGAATTGACTGCTGTTCCGGCAGACTTTCCGGTTTCTGGTTTTAGCAATACGGTCTCTTATAAAAGTGATTGGGGAACGTCCCAGATCGTTTTTGTCGGCGGGCGATTAAGTGACGGGCATTCTTTTTCCAATTCGGTATGGGGATTTGACGGAGAAAATTGGGTTTCGTTGAATAATGTAAACGGAGGGGCTGGTGGAGCTCCGATCACGCCGAGAGAAGGAGCTATGTTTTTTACATATTATACATATAAATATCATTCGTCTCTTGACTATTATACAGAATTATTGACATACTTTATTATAGGAGGATCGGACGGAACAAAGGTGTTGAATGATATTTATACTACGACAGATTTGGGAGGTTTTTGGACGAAAGCAGAAGACGGATCTTCCTTGTCTTTACCGAAAGATATTAAAGGCAGAGCCTTTGCATCGGCTGTCGTGTGTGAAGAAAGTCTTGATATCCGATCATCTCAAATGTCTTGGAATCTTTTGGAGAGTCCTGTTATTCCTACAGGTATGCGGCGATATACAAAAGCTTTGACGACCGAGCCTGTGCCTTTTATATATATGTTTGGTGGAGTGGATGAAAACGGAGATTTGTATGATGAGGTGTGGCGGGGAGTAATCACACGGCTTACTTTTGAGCCTATACCTTAA
- the ribD gene encoding bifunctional diaminohydroxyphosphoribosylaminopyrimidine deaminase/5-amino-6-(5-phosphoribosylamino)uracil reductase RibD, whose product MKYSHEDHCRYMRRCLQLAALGRGHVSPNPMVGAVVVHKGKIIGEGYHRRCGEAHAEVNAIRSVKNEELLRESTIYVSLEPCSHYGKTPPCCKLIIEKQIPRVVMACFDPFPEVSGRGVRMLREAGVEVITGILEEEAIRLNSHFMTVQKFHRPYILLKWAQSSDGFIDRMRSCSESPVLFSNAVTLTSVHRLRAEYDAILVGTRTALYDDPSLTVRYWSGKNPLRLVIDRRLELPENLRLFSDGNPTLVITEKIHEPSGNIEYLTVDFTKPIIPTLLQELFRRKISSLLVEGGAVLLQSFIDSDCWDEIRIEETPFELKNGVCAPVVTRVPDRFFYSGGHLISKIHRR is encoded by the coding sequence ATGAAATATTCGCATGAGGATCATTGCCGCTATATGCGCCGTTGTTTACAATTGGCGGCATTAGGTCGCGGTCACGTATCGCCTAACCCTATGGTGGGGGCTGTGGTCGTGCATAAAGGGAAGATTATCGGAGAAGGGTATCATCGCAGGTGCGGAGAAGCACATGCCGAAGTCAATGCCATTCGTTCGGTCAAAAATGAAGAGTTGCTTAGAGAATCTACGATCTATGTTTCGCTCGAACCTTGTTCTCATTATGGGAAAACACCCCCGTGCTGCAAACTGATTATCGAAAAGCAAATACCTCGGGTCGTCATGGCCTGTTTCGATCCTTTTCCTGAAGTTTCCGGGCGAGGAGTCCGAATGCTGCGTGAGGCCGGAGTTGAGGTAATTACGGGGATACTGGAAGAGGAGGCTATCCGTTTGAATAGCCATTTTATGACAGTTCAAAAATTTCATCGTCCGTATATCCTTTTAAAGTGGGCGCAGAGTTCCGATGGATTTATCGATCGGATGCGATCTTGTAGTGAGTCGCCCGTTTTATTTTCCAATGCTGTCACTTTAACATCTGTGCATCGGTTAAGAGCTGAATATGATGCAATTTTGGTCGGGACGCGTACGGCATTATATGATGATCCTTCTTTAACGGTACGTTATTGGAGCGGTAAGAATCCGTTACGTTTGGTTATAGACCGGAGGTTAGAGCTTCCTGAAAATTTAAGATTGTTTTCTGATGGAAATCCGACATTAGTCATTACGGAAAAAATACATGAACCGAGCGGTAATATCGAGTATCTGACAGTCGATTTTACAAAGCCGATAATTCCGACACTGTTGCAGGAACTATTTCGTCGGAAAATAAGCAGCTTGCTTGTAGAAGGAGGTGCGGTTCTGTTACAAAGTTTTATCGATTCGGATTGTTGGGATGAGATCCGGATAGAAGAGACTCCGTTTGAATTGAAAAACGGAGTCTGTGCACCGGTCGTAACTCGTGTTCCCGATCGATTTTTTTATTCCGGAGGACATTTGATTTCAAAAATACATCGTCGATAG
- the prmC gene encoding peptide chain release factor N(5)-glutamine methyltransferase yields the protein MKQSIRRIQNCLQDIYPTGEIKALTRIILEEVCQYSLTDILLHKNSILSASKHQEIETILQRLKQNEPIQYILGHTKFYGININVAPGVLIPRPETEELVELILKENEKLKGNILDIGTGSGCIALALAKFLPESRVEGWDISVEALNIATQNARQNSIEAFFLQKDILNLNTSEISRQYDLIVSNPPYICEREKKEMDRNVLDYEPHLALFVEDSDPLLFYRKIAEAGKSILKPGKRLYFEINALFGKETQKMVEEYGYTDVHIYKDISGKNRFISAKNDG from the coding sequence ATGAAACAAAGTATTCGACGTATCCAAAATTGTTTACAGGATATATATCCTACCGGAGAAATCAAGGCATTGACCCGCATCATTCTCGAAGAAGTATGCCAATATTCTCTTACAGATATACTCTTGCACAAAAATAGCATTTTATCGGCAAGTAAACACCAGGAGATCGAAACTATATTACAACGGTTGAAACAAAACGAGCCGATCCAATATATTCTCGGACATACAAAATTTTACGGAATAAATATCAACGTAGCTCCCGGAGTACTGATTCCTCGCCCCGAAACGGAAGAATTGGTCGAACTTATCTTAAAAGAAAATGAAAAGCTGAAAGGAAACATTCTCGACATCGGTACAGGAAGCGGATGCATAGCATTAGCTCTGGCAAAATTCTTACCTGAATCCCGAGTAGAAGGCTGGGATATTTCTGTCGAAGCACTGAACATAGCAACTCAGAATGCCCGACAAAACAGTATTGAAGCATTTTTTTTACAAAAAGACATTTTAAATCTTAACACCTCGGAAATCTCCCGGCAATATGATCTGATCGTAAGTAATCCCCCGTACATCTGCGAAAGAGAGAAGAAAGAAATGGATAGAAATGTTTTGGATTATGAACCGCACCTCGCCTTATTTGTAGAAGATTCCGATCCGTTACTTTTTTACCGAAAAATAGCAGAAGCAGGAAAAAGCATCCTTAAACCCGGAAAGAGACTTTATTTCGAAATCAATGCTTTATTCGGCAAAGAAACGCAAAAAATGGTAGAAGAGTATGGCTACACAGATGTTCATATCTATAAAGATATTTCAGGGAAAAACCGGTTTATTTCTGCAAAAAACGACGGATAG
- a CDS encoding regulatory protein RecX, producing the protein MPKSLSPQEALHKAAAYCSSGEQCCYDISEKLKKWGIEDSEASKIIEYLIKQRFIDEARYAKGFTNDKFRFNKWGKTKIAYALRQKKIPETLIDEALYNINEEQYRDTLLQILENKQKNTKAADKYDLHAKLFRFAASKGFEPDIIQSVIQSMKL; encoded by the coding sequence ATGCCTAAGTCCTTATCACCTCAAGAAGCTCTGCACAAGGCTGCAGCATATTGTTCTTCAGGAGAACAATGCTGTTACGATATATCCGAGAAACTAAAAAAATGGGGAATCGAAGACTCCGAAGCCTCTAAAATCATAGAATATCTGATAAAACAGCGCTTTATCGATGAAGCCCGTTATGCAAAAGGATTTACAAACGACAAATTCAGATTCAATAAATGGGGAAAAACTAAAATCGCATACGCTTTACGTCAAAAAAAAATCCCGGAGACATTAATCGATGAAGCTCTTTATAACATAAATGAAGAGCAGTATCGGGATACTCTTTTGCAAATTCTGGAAAACAAACAAAAAAACACAAAAGCGGCCGATAAATACGACCTGCACGCAAAACTATTCCGATTTGCCGCTTCTAAAGGATTCGAACCGGATATTATACAATCGGTCATTCAATCCATGAAACTATGA
- a CDS encoding ComF family protein: MEQLFRGKIDIQDAYAFFYFTQHGDYRRLIHNIKYKGEKRCGKYLGSLFASELLKEGKLQDIDIIAPVPLHHSRERARGYNQSEWVAKGIADVIGKEVCPHLLCRRKKNESQTHKSLYERWLNTHSAFYVQETSKIKDKHILLVDDVVTTGATLLACAEALLKSGNCKISLLTLAITQQNNK, translated from the coding sequence ATGGAACAATTGTTCAGAGGGAAAATCGACATACAGGATGCATACGCATTCTTCTATTTTACCCAACACGGAGACTACAGACGACTAATACATAACATAAAATATAAAGGAGAAAAACGCTGCGGGAAATATCTGGGGAGTCTTTTCGCTTCGGAATTGCTCAAAGAAGGGAAGCTTCAAGATATAGACATTATCGCTCCCGTTCCGTTACATCACAGCAGAGAGCGTGCCAGAGGATATAATCAAAGCGAATGGGTCGCCAAAGGCATTGCCGATGTTATCGGGAAAGAGGTGTGTCCTCATTTATTATGTCGAAGAAAAAAAAACGAAAGTCAAACCCATAAATCGCTCTATGAACGTTGGCTAAACACTCATTCGGCATTCTATGTTCAAGAAACGTCAAAAATAAAAGACAAGCATATTCTACTGGTTGATGATGTCGTAACTACCGGAGCTACTCTATTGGCATGCGCTGAAGCATTATTGAAATCCGGAAATTGTAAAATTTCTCTTTTAACCTTAGCCATCACTCAACAAAACAACAAATAA
- the pyrE gene encoding orotate phosphoribosyltransferase, which produces MKSLERLVAEKLLKISAVKLQPSNSFTWASGWKSPIYTDNRKTLSYPALRSFIKIELCRLIMEKYENVDAIAGVATGAIAQGALVADELGLPYVYVRSTPKDHGLENLIEGNLIPGQRVVVIEDLISTGGSSLKAVEAIRNAGCEVIGMAAIFTYRFPIAEERFKAANVKLTTLSNYDAVLEVALETKYIEEEDLATLQEWRRDPAKWNQDK; this is translated from the coding sequence ATGAAAAGTTTAGAGAGATTAGTCGCTGAGAAATTGCTAAAAATCAGCGCAGTAAAACTCCAGCCATCCAACTCTTTCACATGGGCCTCCGGATGGAAATCACCGATTTATACAGATAATCGCAAGACCTTATCTTATCCGGCACTCCGTTCTTTTATCAAAATTGAATTGTGTCGCCTGATTATGGAAAAATATGAAAATGTCGATGCTATTGCTGGAGTAGCGACAGGGGCAATCGCTCAAGGAGCTTTGGTCGCTGACGAATTAGGACTACCCTATGTATATGTGCGTTCTACGCCCAAGGATCACGGACTTGAAAATCTGATCGAAGGAAATTTGATTCCGGGACAACGGGTCGTGGTCATCGAAGATTTGATCTCTACCGGCGGAAGCAGCCTCAAAGCTGTAGAAGCCATACGTAATGCAGGTTGCGAGGTTATAGGTATGGCAGCAATTTTCACCTATCGTTTCCCGATTGCAGAAGAACGATTTAAAGCGGCAAATGTAAAACTGACCACCCTCAGCAATTACGATGCAGTATTGGAAGTAGCTTTGGAAACCAAATATATCGAAGAAGAAGATCTTGCTACTTTACAAGAATGGAGACGTGACCCCGCTAAATGGAATCAAGATAAATAA
- a CDS encoding polyketide cyclase, with translation MTQFESSIKIIPANIEIIFNTISDLKNLEKIKDRLPVDKIQDFSCDTNSCSFSINPVGSLGLRIIEREPYKTIKFETEKSPVPLFLWIQLLPVTDQETKIKITCRAELNMLIKGMVSKPLQDGIEKLADMLTTITYE, from the coding sequence ATGACACAATTCGAAAGTAGTATAAAAATTATTCCTGCAAATATAGAGATCATCTTTAACACGATATCCGATCTAAAAAATCTGGAAAAAATTAAAGACCGCCTGCCTGTCGATAAAATACAGGACTTCTCCTGTGACACGAACAGTTGTTCATTCTCGATAAATCCGGTCGGCTCTCTCGGACTAAGAATTATCGAACGAGAACCTTACAAAACGATCAAGTTTGAAACGGAAAAATCTCCGGTACCACTCTTTTTATGGATACAATTATTACCCGTAACCGATCAAGAGACAAAAATCAAAATCACATGCCGGGCTGAACTGAATATGCTTATCAAAGGAATGGTTTCGAAACCGTTACAAGACGGTATCGAAAAACTGGCGGATATGTTGACGACAATTACTTACGAATAA